Genomic segment of Rhodococcus sp. W8901:
GACACCGACCTGGACGCGGCGCGAAAGATCCTCGGGGTCAACGTGCTCGGCGTGATCGGTTGGGCCAGGCACTTCCGGAAGCAGTTGGATGGGGCGGTCGGCGCGGTGGTCAACGTCGCCTCGGTGGCGGGGCTCCGGCCGGCGACCGACATCGGCGTCTACGGAGTCAGCAAGTCCGCGGTGATCGCGTTGACCGCGCAGCTGGCGGCCGAGAACAGCCCGACGATGCGAGTCAATGCCGTCGCGCCCGCGGTCGTGCGGACACGGTTCGCCGGTCCGCTGTACGAGGGGCGTGAGGAGCAGGTGGCCGCCGACTACCCGCTGGGACGGCTCGGCGAGCCGGAGGACATCGCTGCCGCCGTGGCGTTCCTCGCGTCCGACGACGCGGCGTGGATCACGGGGCAGACTCTGGTCGTCGACGGTGGCCTGACCCTGGCGGGAGGAGTGTGATGGCGGTATTCACCTCTCTCGACGAGTTGCGCTCCGCGGTCGGCACCGACCTCGGCGCCAGCGACTGGGTGACGGTCTCCCAGAACCGGATCGACACGTTCGCAGACTGTACCGAGGACAGGCAGTGGATTCACATCGATCCGGTGCGCGCGGCGGACGGTCCGTTCGGCGGTCCGATCGCCCACGGTTACCTCACGCTGTCGTTGCTGTCACGGTTCTTCGATGATCTGATCCGCGTCGAGAACGTGACCGCGGCCGTGAACTACGGACTCGACCGGGTGCGGTTCCCCTCTCCGGTCCCGGGTGGTTCGCGCGTGCGCGGCCACGCACGGGTGGCGTCCGTCGACGACGTTCCCGGCGGCGTGCAGGTCGCACTCGACGTCTCCGTCGAGTGCGACCGGGCCTGCAAGCCGGTTTGTGTGGCGCGGTCCCTCGCCCGATACCTGGTGGAATAGCCGGGTGGGGCCACGAGCACGTGGGCCTGCCGCGCACGTCGTGCGCGGCAGGCCCGTGGTTCGTTTCGGGGTGTCCCCGGATCAGACCATCATGACTCCGACGAGGGCGATGGCCGCGACCCAGACGGTGGACGCCGCGGCGAGGATGAACGGCCGGATTCCGACCTTCTTGATCGTGGCGATGCGGACGCCTGCACCCAGCGCGAACATTGCTGCGGTCAGCAGCGCAGTCTGCAGTGAGCTTGCAGCCGAAAGAAGTCCGGTCGGGAGGACTTCCGTCGAACGGATGACGACCAGTCCGAGAAACGCCAGGACGAAGAGCGGAATCAGTGGTGGGCGTTTGGTCGTGGTGCCCTGGCCGATGGTCCGTCTGCGTTGCATGATGCTGAGGGCAGCCATGACCGGGGCGAGCATGAGGACCCGGGCCAGTTTCACGATCGTTGCCACGGTGAGGGCTGCACCGCCGATGATGCCGCCGGCGGCGACGACCTGAGCGACCTCGTGGATCGATCCGCCGGCCCACAGCCCGGCTTCGGTGTCGTCGAAACCGATTGCACTCGAGATCAAGGGGATCGTCGGGATCATCAGGGTGCCGAAGATCACGACCAGTGCAACGGCGGTGAGGACCTCCTCCTCGTCGGCTTCGACGACGCCGTCCGCTGCGGCAACTGCCGCGGCTCCGCAGATCGAGAAGCCGCAGGCGATGAGCACCCGCTGGGTCCAGGAGAGGCCCAACAGGCTGCCCACGAACATGGTTCCGACGATTCCGAGGACGACGATCGCCACGACCATTGCGATGACGCCCCACCCGAGGCCGAGGATGTCGCCCAGCACGAGCTGCAGTCCGAGCAGGGAAATGCCTACGCGCAGAAGCTTCTTGGACGAGAAAGTGATTCCGGCGCCGAAGCTCGCCGGCAGAACGACGAGATTGGCAGTGAGGGCGCCCAGCACGATTGCGATCAGCAGCGGGCTCAGCGTGGGGACGAAGTGCCTGACGCCCATGGCGACGACGGCAGCGCCGGCGGACAACGCAATGCCCGGCACCAAGGCGCGCGCCGAGTCCAGACGTGATGGGCCGGATGGGGATGGAGACGCAGCGCTGGAGGCGTCGGATTGGCCCAGTACGGATTTCATACTACGACAATCCTTCGTCGACCGGCTGTTCGGTAGAGACCGATTGAGCAACGGGTCATACCGAATTGATATGTAAGCGCGGTCGGCCATACAGTTGTCGCATGTCGCGTCGGTCGCTCGATCACACTGCTCTCGAGTTGCTGGTCGGCATCGCCGACAGTGGAAGTTTGAGTGCCGCAGGCAGGCTGGTCGGGATGGCGCAACCGAATGCGAGTCGCCATATCACCCAGTTGGAGCGCAAGTTCGGGATGACGTTGGTGCGGCGCAGCACTACCGGTTCGGTCTTGACGTCGAATGGCCTGGTGGTTGCGCACTGGGCCCGAAAGATATTGGCCGACATGGACAAGTTGCTCGAAGCCGTCGACGGCCTGCGGGCGGAGCGATCGCGCGGACTTCGGGTCAGCGCGAGTATGACCGTCGCCGAACATCTGATGCCGCTGTGGCTCGTCCGCTTTCGGCAATCGCATCCCGATCTGACAATTCATCTGGAAGTGCAGAACTCGTTGCGGGTGTTCGAACAGGTCTCGGACGGATCGTGCGAGTTGGGGTTCGTGGAGTCGCCCGAGATTCCCAAACAGATCAGGAGTGTTCCGGTTGCCCGGGATCGTCTGGTGGTGGTCGTCCATCCCGAGCATGTGTGGGCCACACGCGGCCGACCGGTCGGTGCTGCTGAACTGGCCACGACACCGTTGATCGTCCGAGAGCCGGGTTCGGGAACCCGCACCACCCTGGATGTGGCACTCGAAAGGTATCCGCGCTGTCCTCCGCTCCTCGAGTTGGGTAGCTCGGGTGCGATTCGCAGTAGCGTCCTGGCTGGAGTGGGGCCGGCGGTGCTGAGCGCGCTCGCTGTCGCCGACCGCGTCGCGTCGGGCGGCCTCGTGGTGGTCGACGTCGAGGGGCTCGATCTCGAACGGACACTGCGCGCGGTGTGGAGTTCGCAAGGCCCACTGCACCCCGCTGCGGGCGAGCTGATCGGGCTGGCAAGCGATTTCGGTGGGCGTCGCCGCATCGACAGTCGGCGGTGACAAAGCGGATCCGTGCACTCGGGACGAGGTCGCGGACGGGGTGGCCCTGGTCGGTGGAGGAAAGAGCAGGACATGGTGCCTGTCGGCGGCGCACAATGTGGGTATTCCGTGACGGGAGGTACCCCGGATGCCGACGCGCACGATCGACGGTCGACGCTTGACGGTGAGCCGGCTCGACAAGGTGCTGTACCCGGCCACCGGCACCACCAAGGGCGAGGTGATCGACTACTACACTGCGATCGCGCCCGCGCTGCTCCCGCACGCGATCGACCGTCCGGTCACCCGGAAGCGTTGGCCCAACGGCGTGGACGAGCCGTCGTTCTTCGAGAAGAACCTCGCCGAGTCCGCCCCGGAATGGCTCAGCCGAAGGGCGGTGCATCACAAGGATCGGACGGTCCGCTACCCGCTGATCGATTCGACAGCGGCGCTCGCGTGGATCGGCCAGCAGGCCGCGCTGGAGGTGCACGTGCCGCAGTGGCGGTTCGTCGACGACGAGCCGGGGCCCGCGACCAGGCTGGTGTTCGACCTCGACCCCGGTGACGGCGTCGGGCTGGCCGAGTGTGCGCGGGTGGCCTTCGCGGTCCGTG
This window contains:
- a CDS encoding LysR family transcriptional regulator: MSRRSLDHTALELLVGIADSGSLSAAGRLVGMAQPNASRHITQLERKFGMTLVRRSTTGSVLTSNGLVVAHWARKILADMDKLLEAVDGLRAERSRGLRVSASMTVAEHLMPLWLVRFRQSHPDLTIHLEVQNSLRVFEQVSDGSCELGFVESPEIPKQIRSVPVARDRLVVVVHPEHVWATRGRPVGAAELATTPLIVREPGSGTRTTLDVALERYPRCPPLLELGSSGAIRSSVLAGVGPAVLSALAVADRVASGGLVVVDVEGLDLERTLRAVWSSQGPLHPAAGELIGLASDFGGRRRIDSRR
- a CDS encoding SDR family oxidoreductase, giving the protein MTARFVGRVAVVTGASRGIGLAVAQRLVDEGARVVITARNQDALDAAVEQLGGPSVALAVAGRADDETHQAETIARAVEVFGRLDVLVNNTGINPVSGPVLDTDLDAARKILGVNVLGVIGWARHFRKQLDGAVGAVVNVASVAGLRPATDIGVYGVSKSAVIALTAQLAAENSPTMRVNAVAPAVVRTRFAGPLYEGREEQVAADYPLGRLGEPEDIAAAVAFLASDDAAWITGQTLVVDGGLTLAGGV
- a CDS encoding MaoC family dehydratase, which encodes MAVFTSLDELRSAVGTDLGASDWVTVSQNRIDTFADCTEDRQWIHIDPVRAADGPFGGPIAHGYLTLSLLSRFFDDLIRVENVTAAVNYGLDRVRFPSPVPGGSRVRGHARVASVDDVPGGVQVALDVSVECDRACKPVCVARSLARYLVE
- a CDS encoding YeiH family protein; amino-acid sequence: MKSVLGQSDASSAASPSPSGPSRLDSARALVPGIALSAGAAVVAMGVRHFVPTLSPLLIAIVLGALTANLVVLPASFGAGITFSSKKLLRVGISLLGLQLVLGDILGLGWGVIAMVVAIVVLGIVGTMFVGSLLGLSWTQRVLIACGFSICGAAAVAAADGVVEADEEEVLTAVALVVIFGTLMIPTIPLISSAIGFDDTEAGLWAGGSIHEVAQVVAAGGIIGGAALTVATIVKLARVLMLAPVMAALSIMQRRRTIGQGTTTKRPPLIPLFVLAFLGLVVIRSTEVLPTGLLSAASSLQTALLTAAMFALGAGVRIATIKKVGIRPFILAAASTVWVAAIALVGVMMV